The following proteins are co-located in the Leptodactylus fuscus isolate aLepFus1 chromosome 8, aLepFus1.hap2, whole genome shotgun sequence genome:
- the POLR3K gene encoding DNA-directed RNA polymerase III subunit RPC10 encodes MLLFCPTCGNVLIVEEGQKCYRFACNTCPYVHNINRKVTSRKYPKLKEVDDVLGGSAAWENVDSTAETCPKCEHPRAYFMQIQTRSADEPMTTFYKCCNIQCGHRWRD; translated from the exons ATGCTGCTGTTCTGCCCAACTTGTGGCAATGTGCTGATTGTGGAAGAGGGGCAGAAGTGCTATAGGTTCGCCTGTAATACTTGCCCCTATGTGCACAATATTAACCGCAAG GTAACTAGCAGAAAATACCCTAAACTCAAAGAGGTTGATGATGTTCTAGGAGGGTCTGCGGCATGGGAGAATGTGGATTCGACTGCAG AGACCTGTCCGAAGTGCGAGCATCCGAGAGCTTATTTCATGCAGATCCAGACCAGATCAGCTGATGAGCCAATGACTACATTTTACAAGTGTtgcaatatacagtgtggccaCCGATGGAGAGACtga